Proteins encoded together in one Lysinibacillus sp. FSL K6-0232 window:
- the recO gene encoding DNA repair protein RecO, with product MLHKWEGIVIKARAYGESNKIVTLLTREAGKVATMARGAKKPSSRLASVTQPFTYGMFMVQHHTGMGTLQQGEHLHSMRHIREDIVATAYASYIMELVERVVEEGKPEPFAFEVLLQALQAIEEGYDPEAITLFVEWKMLPYTGVQPILHACASCGAVDGEFAFSFAQGGFLCHRCYQHDPYIIRLTPTQLKLIRMFYTVPIEQIGKIELKKETKYFIKKIITTIYEEQTGIRFKTRKFIDQLERTPELQIRSTTTKDEMPEDD from the coding sequence ATGCTTCATAAATGGGAGGGGATTGTCATAAAAGCACGCGCCTACGGAGAATCCAATAAAATCGTTACATTATTAACGCGAGAGGCTGGTAAGGTGGCGACGATGGCTAGAGGAGCCAAGAAGCCTTCTAGTAGATTGGCATCTGTGACACAGCCCTTTACATATGGCATGTTTATGGTACAGCACCATACAGGCATGGGAACATTGCAACAAGGGGAGCACCTTCATTCAATGCGCCATATTCGTGAGGATATTGTAGCGACAGCCTATGCTAGCTATATTATGGAGCTAGTGGAGCGCGTTGTAGAGGAAGGAAAGCCTGAGCCTTTTGCATTTGAGGTGCTACTTCAAGCATTACAAGCAATAGAGGAAGGGTATGATCCTGAAGCGATTACATTATTTGTAGAATGGAAAATGCTCCCTTATACAGGTGTGCAGCCTATTTTACATGCTTGTGCCTCATGTGGGGCTGTTGATGGTGAATTTGCTTTTTCCTTTGCACAAGGGGGATTTTTATGCCACCGCTGCTACCAGCATGATCCTTATATTATTCGTCTAACACCAACACAGCTTAAGCTAATTCGCATGTTTTATACTGTACCAATTGAGCAAATTGGCAAAATAGAATTGAAAAAAGAAACAAAATATTTTATTAAGAAGATTATTACCACCATCTATGAGGAGCAAACAGGGATACGCTTTAAAACAAGGAAATTTATTGACCAGCTAGAGCGTACGCCCGAATTACAAATTCGCTCCACTACTACAAAAGATGAAATGCCAGAAGACGATTAA
- a CDS encoding HD family phosphohydrolase → MEKQLRKFTELIGFRYFLIIILILTGALQFAFMYGNVKGVTYDFKPLQLAPETVRSTKTIEDTYKTQQEREKAANAVEPVYQFSEDVAKQRAAIITSLFGYVLEVKKDVEDSKEPIPIADQVTQLRKKFESIDEGQMPLNFTDSQLEGLLTQSEADLNRTSTQLSKSVEEYLQKSIRPENVFVAQNDFEAKIRGQRGYPDRIFNTVVLIARTSIIENETISEEQTKARREQVKESVEPTRILQGQIIVQEGQIIDNEAYRQLELLGMISNKPSLKPIAGLLILTLLQMMFMFILFERWQADERKKRNALLVTAIVYTFSILLMKFISLVAGGFDVTIAFLFPTALATMLVRLLADERTAVLITVMTAASAGVIFQEGYSSVMQMEITLYIIFGGFASLFFLRNVEKRSHILQAVGVISFVNMTFIAFYLLMTQSSYDLKELVFYFIAAILSALLSGALTMGLLPFFESAFSLLSSLRLIELSNPNHPLLKKLLMEAPGTYHHSVMVANLAEAACEEIGADGLLARVGCYYHDIGKTKRPAFFIENQMSGINPHDSLPPETSAEIIIAHTTDGAEMLKRYKMPQEIIDIALQHHGTSLLKFFWYKAKEAGESMDEAKFRYPGPKPQTKEAAVISVADSVEAAVRSMKEPNAEKIRKLVRAIIDDRVQDNQFDECDISIKELKCIERVLCETMNGIFHSRIEYPKADK, encoded by the coding sequence ATGGAGAAACAACTTCGAAAATTTACAGAGCTTATTGGTTTTCGCTATTTTCTTATCATTATTCTCATTTTAACAGGAGCCCTACAGTTTGCATTTATGTACGGGAATGTTAAAGGAGTTACATACGATTTCAAACCACTACAGCTTGCGCCTGAAACTGTACGATCTACTAAAACAATTGAAGACACCTATAAGACGCAGCAAGAGCGGGAAAAAGCCGCAAATGCAGTAGAGCCTGTCTATCAATTTTCGGAGGATGTCGCCAAGCAAAGGGCAGCGATTATTACATCATTATTTGGCTATGTGCTTGAAGTGAAAAAAGATGTTGAAGACAGTAAAGAACCTATTCCAATAGCGGATCAAGTGACACAGCTCCGTAAAAAGTTTGAATCGATTGATGAAGGTCAAATGCCTTTAAACTTTACAGATTCACAGCTAGAAGGTCTGTTAACACAAAGTGAGGCAGATTTGAATCGAACAAGTACGCAACTATCTAAATCTGTAGAAGAATACTTACAAAAATCCATACGACCAGAAAATGTCTTTGTTGCGCAAAATGATTTTGAAGCAAAAATTCGAGGACAGCGTGGCTATCCAGATAGAATTTTTAATACCGTTGTATTAATAGCGCGCACAAGTATTATTGAGAATGAAACAATTAGCGAAGAACAAACAAAAGCTAGACGAGAGCAGGTAAAAGAAAGTGTTGAGCCTACACGTATTTTGCAAGGGCAAATTATTGTGCAGGAAGGACAAATTATTGATAATGAGGCTTATCGACAATTAGAGCTATTAGGGATGATTAGTAATAAACCTTCCTTAAAGCCGATTGCAGGACTGCTTATTTTAACATTGTTGCAAATGATGTTTATGTTTATTTTATTTGAGCGTTGGCAGGCTGACGAACGTAAAAAACGTAATGCCTTGTTAGTAACAGCCATTGTTTATACATTTTCCATCCTGCTGATGAAGTTTATTAGCTTAGTGGCAGGAGGCTTTGATGTAACGATTGCGTTTTTATTCCCAACAGCATTGGCAACAATGCTTGTGCGATTGTTAGCAGATGAGCGTACTGCTGTGCTAATCACGGTGATGACTGCTGCTTCTGCGGGTGTTATTTTTCAAGAAGGCTATTCATCCGTGATGCAAATGGAAATTACGCTCTATATTATTTTTGGTGGGTTTGCAAGCCTATTCTTTTTACGTAATGTGGAAAAGCGCTCGCATATTTTACAGGCGGTAGGTGTAATTTCTTTTGTCAACATGACCTTTATTGCCTTTTATTTATTAATGACACAATCATCCTATGATCTAAAAGAGTTAGTCTTTTACTTTATTGCAGCTATATTATCTGCGCTGCTTTCAGGCGCGTTAACGATGGGGCTTTTACCATTCTTTGAATCAGCATTTAGCTTGTTGTCATCTTTACGCTTAATTGAGCTATCAAACCCAAACCATCCATTATTAAAGAAATTATTAATGGAAGCGCCGGGAACCTATCATCATAGTGTAATGGTGGCGAACTTAGCGGAGGCTGCCTGTGAAGAAATAGGAGCGGATGGTTTACTCGCGCGTGTTGGCTGTTATTATCATGATATTGGTAAAACAAAGCGTCCAGCATTTTTCATTGAAAATCAGATGTCGGGCATTAATCCGCACGATTCATTACCACCTGAAACAAGTGCTGAAATTATTATTGCACATACAACAGACGGAGCCGAGATGCTTAAACGTTATAAAATGCCGCAGGAAATTATTGATATTGCGTTACAGCATCATGGGACAAGCTTGTTAAAATTCTTCTGGTATAAAGCAAAAGAAGCAGGAGAAAGTATGGATGAGGCAAAGTTCCGCTATCCGGGACCAAAGCCGCAAACAAAGGAAGCGGCAGTTATCAGTGTTGCGGATAGTGTCGAGGCAGCGGTACGTTCCATGAAAGAGCCAAATGCTGAGAAAATTCGCAAGCTAGTGCGAGCTATTATTGATGACCGTGTACAAGATAATCAGTTTGATGAATGCGATATTTCGATAAAAGAGTTAAAATGTATAGAGCGGGTACTTTGTGAAACGATGAATGGCATTTTCCATTCACGTATTGAATATCCAAAGGCAGATAAGTAG
- the ybeY gene encoding rRNA maturation RNase YbeY has protein sequence MVLTIDFTDDTHEVAAQHIELVEKLLQHAASVENIEPEAEVSVTFVTNEAIQEINREYRGKDQPTDVISFALEELGEGEMEIIFEGMPRVLGDIIISTDRAKEQAEEYNHSFERELGFLAVHGFLHLLGYDHMEPAEEKVMFTKQDEILQTFGLGRN, from the coding sequence ATGGTTTTAACAATTGATTTTACAGATGACACACATGAAGTCGCAGCACAACATATCGAGCTTGTGGAAAAGCTGTTACAGCATGCTGCAAGTGTAGAAAATATTGAACCTGAAGCAGAAGTTTCTGTTACATTTGTGACAAATGAGGCGATTCAGGAGATTAACCGTGAATATCGTGGCAAGGATCAACCAACTGATGTTATTTCCTTTGCGCTAGAGGAGCTAGGTGAAGGTGAAATGGAAATCATTTTTGAAGGGATGCCGCGTGTGCTAGGCGATATTATTATTTCAACGGATCGTGCAAAGGAGCAGGCAGAGGAATATAATCATTCCTTTGAAAGAGAGCTAGGCTTTTTAGCCGTACATGGCTTTTTACATTTACTTGGGTATGATCATATGGAGCCAGCAGAAGAGAAAGTGATGTTTACCAAGCAGGATGAAATTTTACAAACATTTGGCTTAGGAAGAAACTAA
- a CDS encoding diacylglycerol kinase family protein — MNMRKYLRSFGYAFEGIIAASKEQNMKSHVLSAIIVILAGYFTGLSRIEWYIVLLLIALMLALEMINTAIERVVDLASPDIHPLAKQAKDIAAGAVLVFALFSAIIGLLIFLPKWF; from the coding sequence ATGAATATGCGTAAATACTTGCGGTCTTTTGGCTATGCATTTGAGGGCATTATTGCAGCAAGTAAAGAGCAAAATATGAAATCGCATGTACTAAGTGCAATCATTGTTATACTGGCTGGTTATTTTACAGGTTTATCTCGTATAGAATGGTATATTGTGCTACTATTAATAGCACTAATGCTGGCACTGGAAATGATCAATACAGCCATCGAGCGGGTCGTTGATTTAGCGTCACCAGATATCCATCCGCTCGCAAAGCAGGCAAAAGATATTGCGGCAGGTGCAGTGTTAGTATTTGCGCTATTCAGTGCTATCATCGGGTTACTCATCTTTCTACCAAAATGGTTTTAA
- a CDS encoding cytidine deaminase: MTIDMQALLEESKKAREKAYVPYSKFKVGAALLTKDGEVIHGCNIENAGYSMTNCAERTAFFKAVSEGIYDFEAIAIVADTDGPCAPCGACRQVMMEFCAPTMPVYLTNLKGDVTVTSVGELLPFAFTTEDLENAGN; encoded by the coding sequence ATGACAATCGATATGCAAGCATTGTTAGAGGAATCAAAAAAAGCACGAGAAAAAGCCTATGTACCGTATTCTAAATTTAAGGTAGGTGCAGCGCTTTTAACGAAGGATGGAGAGGTTATTCACGGCTGTAATATTGAAAATGCAGGCTATAGTATGACAAATTGTGCCGAGCGTACAGCGTTTTTTAAAGCTGTATCAGAGGGGATTTATGACTTTGAGGCGATTGCAATTGTGGCGGATACAGATGGTCCATGTGCCCCTTGTGGAGCGTGTCGTCAGGTAATGATGGAGTTTTGTGCGCCAACAATGCCTGTTTATTTAACGAATTTAAAAGGTGATGTGACGGTAACCTCAGTGGGCGAATTATTACCGTTTGCATTTACAACGGAGGATTTAGAGAATGCTGGAAACTAA
- a CDS encoding PhoH family protein codes for MSEQLTVLQVDNPNEAVMLLGISDANMKLIEEALNVHIITRGEQIQLAGEENAKEQATLLLHALLKVIRKGINIDQRDVTTAIEMTQKGTIEYFAELYDEEIARTTKGKSIRAKTIGQREYIQAIRHKDVVFGIGPAGTGKTYLAVVMATQALKNGHVKRIILTRPAVEAGESLGFLPGDLKEKVDPYLRPLYDALNDIYGAEQTQRLIERGTIEIAPLAYMRGRTLDDAFVILDEAQNTTHQQMKMFLTRLGFGSKMVITGDKTQIDLPKNTESGLIVAERTLKYVKSIHFQVLEQGDVVRHPIVAKIIQAYEEQQL; via the coding sequence ATGTCAGAACAGTTAACTGTATTACAGGTGGATAATCCAAATGAAGCGGTTATGCTACTCGGTATTTCCGATGCCAATATGAAATTAATTGAAGAGGCACTAAATGTTCACATTATTACACGTGGTGAACAAATTCAACTTGCAGGTGAAGAGAATGCTAAGGAACAAGCGACACTTCTTCTGCATGCATTATTAAAAGTGATTCGCAAAGGCATCAATATTGATCAGCGTGATGTCACAACAGCAATTGAAATGACACAAAAAGGAACGATTGAATATTTTGCAGAACTATATGACGAAGAAATAGCACGCACGACAAAGGGCAAGTCCATTCGTGCAAAAACAATTGGTCAGCGAGAATACATACAAGCAATCCGTCACAAGGACGTTGTTTTCGGTATTGGACCAGCAGGTACTGGGAAAACGTATTTGGCAGTAGTGATGGCAACACAAGCGCTGAAAAATGGACATGTAAAGCGCATTATTTTAACGCGCCCAGCCGTTGAAGCAGGAGAGTCCCTAGGGTTTCTTCCAGGTGATTTAAAGGAAAAGGTAGACCCATATCTAAGACCTCTCTACGACGCTTTAAACGACATTTACGGGGCAGAACAAACACAGCGCCTAATTGAGCGAGGAACAATTGAAATCGCCCCACTAGCCTATATGCGTGGCCGTACATTAGACGATGCCTTTGTCATTTTAGATGAAGCACAAAATACAACACATCAGCAAATGAAAATGTTTTTAACACGTCTAGGCTTTGGCTCTAAAATGGTCATTACAGGCGATAAAACACAAATTGATTTGCCTAAAAATACAGAGTCAGGATTAATCGTTGCTGAACGTACATTAAAATACGTAAAATCCATCCATTTCCAAGTGCTAGAACAAGGCGATGTCGTGCGCCATCCAATCGTAGCTAAAATTATCCAAGCCTATGAAGAGCAGCAACTTTAG
- the era gene encoding GTPase Era codes for MLETKEGYKSGFISIIGRPNVGKSTFLNRVIGQKIAIMSDKPQTTRNKVQGVLTTNDSQMVFIDTPGIHKPKHKLGDFMLKVAKNTLREVDIIMFMVNAEQKLGKGDEFILDMLAGNSTPVFLVINKIDQIHPDELIGIIESYKERYEFAEIVPISALQGNNVENLLATLSKYLPEGPQYYPADQVTDHPERFIISELIREKVLHLTREEIPHSIAVVIDKIRRDEENEGKIHVAATIIVERDSQKGIVIGKRGALLKEVGIRARKDIEMLLGSKVYLELWVKVQKDWRNKSTHLRDFGFRDDEY; via the coding sequence ATGCTGGAAACTAAAGAGGGCTATAAATCAGGCTTTATCTCCATTATCGGCCGTCCCAACGTAGGGAAATCAACATTTTTAAATCGTGTGATTGGTCAAAAAATTGCCATTATGAGTGATAAGCCGCAAACAACACGAAATAAAGTACAGGGCGTACTAACAACAAATGATAGCCAAATGGTTTTTATTGATACACCAGGTATTCATAAGCCTAAACATAAACTAGGTGACTTTATGTTAAAAGTTGCAAAAAATACATTGCGTGAAGTCGATATTATTATGTTTATGGTCAATGCAGAGCAAAAGCTTGGTAAAGGTGATGAATTTATTCTCGATATGCTAGCAGGAAATTCAACGCCTGTGTTCCTTGTGATTAATAAAATTGATCAAATTCATCCAGATGAATTAATCGGTATTATTGAGAGCTATAAAGAGCGCTATGAATTTGCGGAGATTGTGCCGATTTCTGCCCTGCAAGGTAATAATGTTGAAAACCTATTAGCAACACTATCAAAATATTTACCAGAGGGTCCACAATATTATCCAGCAGATCAAGTGACTGATCATCCTGAGCGATTTATTATTTCTGAACTTATTCGTGAAAAGGTATTGCATTTAACACGTGAGGAGATTCCCCATTCCATAGCAGTAGTCATTGATAAAATTCGCCGTGACGAGGAAAATGAAGGTAAAATTCATGTGGCGGCAACGATTATTGTAGAACGTGACTCTCAAAAGGGGATTGTTATTGGGAAACGTGGTGCACTATTAAAAGAAGTGGGGATACGTGCACGTAAAGATATTGAAATGCTGCTAGGCTCTAAAGTATATTTAGAGCTATGGGTGAAGGTGCAAAAAGATTGGCGCAATAAATCAACACATTTACGTGACTTTGGATTCCGTGATGATGAATATTAA